Part of the Aminivibrio sp. genome is shown below.
AGATCATGGAATATTCCCTCAAATTGCAGGCTTCTGGGAGCAATTTGTACCAGTTGTTCGCCCTGTTCCCCGACACCTATCTCGAAGAGCAGCCTCCCCCCCTTCCTGAGCTTTGCCGGCGCCCAGCCGAACAGAGCCATGTACCACCGGAGACCGTCCTCCCCTCCGTCGAGGGCGGAGAGAGGCTCCTTCCTGACCTCCCTCGGGAGGCCGCAAATTTCGGAGGAACGAATATAAGGGGGGTTGCTGACCACCAGGTCGAACTCTCCGTCACTGGCGGGGATGTCCTCCGGGCTCCTGGAATGCCAGAGGAAGCAGCGGGAAAGAACGCCGTGCTTTTTCAGGTTCCTCCATGCAAGGCTGAGAGCCGGGGGATCGGCGTCGACAGCCACGGCGGAAAGGTCCGGACGTTCCGCCAGGAGGGCCAGGGTGATGCACCCGGAGCCTGTTCCCCAATCCAGAAACCGTC
Proteins encoded:
- the prmC gene encoding peptide chain release factor N(5)-glutamine methyltransferase, which codes for MNLSEARRLAAERLRVFGVEFPEREAELLLVGAAGISRSFYAAHPSLPLQDDAARRLWGMTERRCTGEPLQYILGSWDFYGRSLEVVPGVLIPRSDTETLVEQALSFLPPAGRFLDWGTGSGCITLALLAERPDLSAVAVDADPPALSLAWRNLKKHGVLSRCFLWHSRSPEDIPASDGEFDLVVSNPPYIRSSEICGLPREVRKEPLSALDGGEDGLRWYMALFGWAPAKLRKGGRLLFEIGVGEQGEQLVQIAPRSLQFEGIFHDLSRKPRAVSWLRV